DNA sequence from the Callospermophilus lateralis isolate mCalLat2 chromosome 2, mCalLat2.hap1, whole genome shotgun sequence genome:
TGCAAGGCTATGAAGGGACACCTCTCCCAGGTAGCACCGTTTGGTTCAGGTCAGCTCATGCTCCGCCCTGGGGACGGAATCTCGAGAACAGTCCACCCCTGGGGACGAGGCTGTAGGGCAGGAGGTGGCAGGGCTGCGGCCATCTCCTCCCCTATGCCGACCAGCCCAGGGCGAGGAGGGCCCCACCGTGTGGGGATGACTTTGGTACAGTGGGTCACTGAGGCAGAGTGGCTGGGGGGTGCTGGTGGCTGCTCGGCCTCTTGGCCACCcccagggcctccatccctggagAAGGAGGCAGGAGAGGCCAAGCCAGATTGTCCTCCCACGCAGGCACCAAGGCAGGTGCCTGTTCCTGTCGGTGGCAAAGAGTCTCTGGAGGCCAGGGTCCACGTCTGGCCCAGGCTTCCCCGGGCGCAGGCCTCTCAGGAGGCATTCCCAGAGGGGCACTGCATCTCCATGGTGACCGTGTTGGGCGTGCCGCCTGCAGCCTCCCCCATCTCGGCGCCGTCCCTCAGGGCCCTCTGGAAGACCACCCTGAGAGGCTCCCACAGCCGCTGCGACTTGTCCCTCCCGGCCAGGAAGTAGACAATGGGCTTGGCACTGCTGTTGATGCAGATGCACAGGTCGGTGACGTACTCGGGGAAGGGGGCCGGGATCTGGAAGACCCAGAAGAGGAACCAGTCGATCCCCAAGTAGATGGAGGACACGAGGAAGACGGAGACCATGGCCAGCACCACGTGGTTGAGTTTGGCCGACCGCTGGCGCCTCCGTGCCCGGCATTCCACGTGCAAGATGAGGGCCAGGCAGGGCAGCACCATGAGTGGGCAGAAGACCAGGAAGAGGATGATGCCCAGGGCGATGTCCATGTGCCTGCAGGCTGCCCCGGAGTCTGCGTGGCCCAGGAACACACAGAAGTAGTTGTGAATTCCAGTGACCAGCAGGGACAGGAGCCAGAGCAGGGCGCACACCACGGCCGACAGGCGCTTGGGCCGCCGGCGCCAGTACCAGGCAGGAAAGATGACGGACACACTGCGCTCTGTGCTGATGGCCGGCAGGAGGCTCACGCCGCTGACGAAGGTGCAGAGCCCCACGACCCGGGAGACGCTGCGGACGAAGTCGGCGAAGGTGCCCAGAAAGCCCCCCGCGTTCAGGAGGGAGAACAGGGCCTTGCTGAAGAGGTAAGCGCTGTCGGCGCTGGCCAGGTGCAGGAAGTAGATGGAGAAGGGGGTCCTCTTGATGGAGAAGCCGAAAAACCAGAGGACCAGCCCGTTGCCCACCAGGCCGCACAGGCAGAGCAGCAGGAAGATGTAGTTCATGACGGCCGGCGGGGGCAGCATGGCGATCTGCTCGATGGTCAGGAAGCCGCGGCTGTAGAGCTCCGGGGCCTCGCTCAGACTGGGACACATCTGTGCAGGTGTGGAGGGGAGACACCTGGTGGTGCTGGCGGCCCCTCCCCCTCCACGGAGACCTGCACCTGTGGCCCGCCTGGTGGTCCCCATCAGACACTTGGGTCCAAGGTCTGTAGGGCCACTGGCTCTGATTGCAACCAGAGCAGAATATAGCCCACCGGAGGCTCACGCTGCTCCCGAGTCTAGAGCTAACAGCACGGAGTGGCCAGTCTCCAGGAGGGACACCACGGCTGTCAGCCACCTATAAGCACTCTAGGCTTCCCACAGTCAGAATGGACTCTCCCAAAAATGTCCATGTCATAGAAGAAGGGACTGTTATAATACAATAAGGGaataaggggaaactgagggcacTTTCTGGATGCAAGGAGACCAAAGAGCCGTGACCCACTCTGCAGGCTGGGATCCTAACACCCTGGACCTAGACCACTGTATTGCTGGGCACTCGGAGAGCTCAGGATGTGGGCATGGATTGCATCAGTGTTACGTTTTCTGAACCTGGACCTGCGCTCTGGCCTTGTTCTCAGGCCAGTCTGGCTATTTGAAGGCAGAGGGAGTTGGTGTCTGTCAGTTATTTTGGGGTGATTCTGGGGTACACAGCACATTCAGCACAAGATCAGCaatggaggaagggagggagggacttAGTAGGTAGCCTCCTGTTCTTagaattttcttgcattgtttcaaaaCTAAAAAGTGAAAATACTTATTTCTAAGGAAATTAAAATcatttgcaaaaagaaaaaaaaaatggagtggaACTTGAAGCAGGACCCAGTTCCACAGTGGGGCCAGGGAGAACTGGGGATCAGAGGTGGTGCCCTGTGGGCTGGGGCTGCTCTTCAGGGCTCTGGATTGTGGGAAAGCCCAGGGGGTCTCTGGCAGGGGGTGGGACCTGCGGCATCAGCTACAGGAAGCACTTCAATATTTTACAACTGGTTTTGCCTAAAATGGTGCTGCCCAGCGGACACCAGTCCTGTCCACAGGGCTTGGGTTGGTGGGTAAATGCACAAGCCTGAGCCGCGTTCCAGAAACGGTGAGTGGTGGGCACGGTTAAAACCCAAGAGTACCCATCCTGATCAGGGTGGGCAGCCTGCTCTGCTCCAGCCAGCGGGTGCCAGGGGACCGGCTAGTGGGGCCGGTCCCCCTCTCCCCTTCCCAGAGAAGCCCAACACCCTGAGCTTTCTGTGTGAACACTTAAAATCAGCGTGCCGGCCAAACACAGCCCATCAGGGTTGTTTTTGACCTCTCATTCCTAGTGGCAATGGTGCCCCAGCAAGCCTCTTCCCTAACCCCTGCAGACATTATCAATCCACACCAGCGCTCTCCCGAAGGCTGGTACCCACTCCCGTCCCCCAACAAAACAAGGGACCCTTTCTGCCACTTTCCAGATGGCTCTGGCAGGAAGCAGGATCCAGAGAAATCGCTCTTGACATCCCCTAACCAAGGGTGGGGTCTTCTGGCCCGGACCCCTCAAGGGATTCTGCAAACAGGAACTGGAGGTGTTGTCAAAACTTGGGGAGGCCCTCGGAGGTCAGGGAAAGTCCCTTATGGGGTCCTGCCCAC
Encoded proteins:
- the Mrgprf gene encoding mas-related G-protein coupled receptor member F, with product MAGNCSWEAHATSRNKMCPSLSEAPELYSRGFLTIEQIAMLPPPAVMNYIFLLLCLCGLVGNGLVLWFFGFSIKRTPFSIYFLHLASADSAYLFSKALFSLLNAGGFLGTFADFVRSVSRVVGLCTFVSGVSLLPAISTERSVSVIFPAWYWRRRPKRLSAVVCALLWLLSLLVTGIHNYFCVFLGHADSGAACRHMDIALGIILFLVFCPLMVLPCLALILHVECRARRRQRSAKLNHVVLAMVSVFLVSSIYLGIDWFLFWVFQIPAPFPEYVTDLCICINSSAKPIVYFLAGRDKSQRLWEPLRVVFQRALRDGAEMGEAAGGTPNTVTMEMQCPSGNAS